In Diabrotica undecimpunctata isolate CICGRU chromosome 4, icDiaUnde3, whole genome shotgun sequence, a single genomic region encodes these proteins:
- the LOC140439287 gene encoding uncharacterized protein: MKVLVVLSVVIAAAMATYGGGGYGGGGGYNRGRIQVYQNFFLPPQEKDILHNYHLECQQESQCGMEYIRSPHQYESYQPLGEYMFCICQKYGFMYPNGRFNYNMLSRKLGLVCVDEDPEIYIRGCAVPSHNPYSTALGLINCLDNYGFHYLDQCVY; this comes from the exons ATGAAGGTACTGGTTGTCTTATCCGTGGTCATTGCTGCCGCTATG GCTACTTACGGAGGGGGTGGTTACGGAGGCGGTGGTGGTTATAATAGAGGCCGTATTCAGGTCTACCAAAATTTCTTCCTTCCACCGCAAGAAAAAGACATCCTCCATAATTACCATCTTGAGTGCCAACAAGAAAGTCAATGTGGTATGGAATACATCAGAAGCCCACACCAATATGAAAGCTACCAACCTTTGGGAGAGTATATGTTCTGCATATGTCAAAAATATGGATTCATGTACCCTAATGGACGTTTCAACTATAACATGCTAAGTCGCAAACTTGGATTGGTCTGTGTTGACGAAGATCCTGAGATTTACATCAGAGGTTGTGCTGTTCCTTCCCATAACCCATATTCCACTGCTCTCGGCCTCATTAACTGTTTGGACAACTACGGATTCCACTACCTTGACCAATGTGtctactaa
- the LOC140438163 gene encoding uncharacterized protein, whose product MKAVVIFSLFIAATMASYEGHSYGENPHEGRYHGRRHYFNNFVLARHEKSFLHRIHLECQEESSCELEYIQDPFQNEDYEPLGDYMLCLAKKYGFMGRHGQLKFENLRYKLGMICGEEDPEFYINTCAVPADYPVNTAFGLWKCLDNHGFHFLKECL is encoded by the exons ATGAAAGCTGTCGTTATTTTCTCATTATTTATTGCTGCCACTATG GCCAGCTATGAAGGTCATTCATATGGAGAAAATCCTCATGAAGGAAGATATCATGGAAGACGACACTACTTCAACAATTTTGTCCTTGCAAGGCATGAAAAGTCTTTTCTTCATCGTATCCACTTAGAGTGCCAAGAGGAGAGTTCATGTGAATTGGAATATATACAAGATCCATTCCAAAACGAGGATTACGAACCTTTGGGGGATTATATGTTGTGCCTGGCCAAGAAATACGGATTTATGGGTAGACATGGACAATTGAAGTTCGAGAACTTGAGATACAAGCTTGGAATGATCTGCGGTGAAGAAGATCCTGAGTTCTACATCAACACTTGCGCCGTTCCTGCTGACTATCCAGTCAACACGGCCTTTGGTCTATGGAAATGTCTAGATAATCATGGTTTTCATTTTCTGAAGGAGTGCTTATAG